One window of Peteryoungia desertarenae genomic DNA carries:
- a CDS encoding YnfA family protein, with protein MALFVYPLAALAEIVGCFAFWAWLRLDRSPLWLLPGLFSLAVFAWLLTLIPSDAAGRAYAAYGGVYIAASLCWLWLIEGQRPDRFDLVGAAICLIGAAVILLPQRG; from the coding sequence ATGGCTCTGTTTGTCTATCCGCTTGCTGCGCTTGCCGAAATCGTTGGATGTTTTGCCTTCTGGGCCTGGCTGCGGCTTGACCGTTCGCCGCTATGGCTCCTACCCGGCCTTTTCTCGCTCGCGGTTTTCGCCTGGCTTTTGACCCTCATCCCCTCCGATGCGGCGGGGCGCGCCTATGCCGCCTATGGCGGGGTCTATATCGCGGCCTCGCTCTGCTGGCTCTGGCTGATCGAGGGGCAAAGGCCGGATCGATTTGACCTGGTGGGCGCTGCGATCTGCCTGATCGGGGCGGCGGTGATCCTGCTGCCGCAGCGGGGGTGA
- a CDS encoding VOC family protein: MHGTFIWHELMTPDPAAAKAFYGPLLGWEPTDMDMEGFTYTTFAIPGFPSGVAGMMQLTPEMTGQGIPPNWTGYIAVDDVDKTAAEYEANGGAIHRAPEDIPGIGRFAVVADPQGAVVCIMTPQMPEGETGSWPSPGAVGTVGWNELMAGDWGKVWDFYAARFGWQKDMAVDMDAMGIYQTFKLGDRGIGGMMTKMPDMPMPYWGFYFIVPAIDAAAAKVTELGGKVLMEPQPVPGDSWIVACQDPQGAFFNLTSATR; this comes from the coding sequence ATGCATGGGACATTCATCTGGCACGAATTGATGACGCCGGATCCGGCGGCGGCCAAGGCCTTTTATGGTCCGCTGCTTGGCTGGGAGCCGACCGACATGGACATGGAAGGCTTCACCTACACCACTTTCGCTATTCCGGGCTTCCCCTCCGGCGTCGCCGGCATGATGCAGCTCACGCCCGAAATGACCGGGCAGGGCATCCCGCCCAACTGGACCGGCTATATCGCCGTCGATGACGTCGACAAGACGGCTGCGGAATACGAGGCGAACGGCGGCGCGATCCACCGTGCGCCGGAAGACATTCCCGGCATCGGTCGTTTCGCTGTGGTCGCCGATCCCCAAGGCGCAGTCGTCTGCATCATGACCCCGCAGATGCCCGAGGGTGAAACCGGCAGCTGGCCAAGCCCTGGCGCGGTTGGCACCGTCGGCTGGAACGAACTGATGGCCGGAGATTGGGGAAAAGTCTGGGATTTCTACGCTGCCCGCTTCGGCTGGCAAAAGGACATGGCCGTCGACATGGACGCCATGGGCATCTACCAGACCTTCAAGCTGGGTGATCGTGGCATTGGCGGCATGATGACCAAGATGCCGGACATGCCCATGCCCTATTGGGGCTTCTATTTCATCGTTCCGGCAATCGATGCTGCTGCAGCGAAGGTCACCGAACTCGGCGGCAAGGTGCTGATGGAACCGCAGCCGGTTCCGGGTGACTCATGGATTGTCGCCTGCCAGGATCCGCAGGGTGCCTTCTTCAATCTGACTTCAGCCACACGCTAG
- a CDS encoding PAS domain-containing protein, which translates to MFSLNLRKMRQIEQNMAAPGGSQAVIIFKPDGTILDANENFCAAMGYRKDEVIGSGRRVAGGADIDGTAKHSDPYAGNRHECRCHLSIIARTGRRHQPDQQCHRRAGSWHATQCLGGRGGKCGIPSTGG; encoded by the coding sequence ATGTTTTCGCTGAATCTCAGGAAAATGCGTCAGATCGAGCAGAACATGGCTGCCCCGGGTGGCTCCCAGGCGGTCATCATCTTCAAGCCGGATGGGACAATTCTCGATGCCAACGAGAACTTTTGCGCAGCCATGGGCTATCGCAAGGACGAGGTCATCGGTTCAGGAAGGCGTGTCGCTGGTGGAGCAGACATCGACGGCACTGCAAAGCATTCTGACCCGTATGCAGGCAATCGACACGAATGTCGGTGCCATCTCTCAATCATCGCTCGAACAGGCAGGCGGCATCAGCCAGATCAACAGTGCCATCGGCGCGCTGGATCGTGGCACGCAACGCAATGCCTCGGTGGTCGAGGAGGCAAATGCGGCATCCCAAGCACTGGCGGATGA
- a CDS encoding fatty acid desaturase produces MSAALDYRDDQVLEDETPDAKAWLKIVNAYRKPNLTRSSFELGVTLVPFVLFWLGAWASFEYAFWPGLILVVPAAAFLLRLFIIQHDCGHGSFFARRSVDDWTGRLLGVLTYTPYDYWRRAHAEHHASAGNLEERGIGDITTLTVSEYRALPGWKKLGYRLYRNPVVLFGIGPIWVFLLKQRLPFGMMKDGALPWVSTMATNAGMIAVAALMIWLAGLDAFLIVHLPIVLLAGALGIWLFYVQHQFEDTHWSAPPEWQFQHAALHGASHYDLPWGLRWLTGHIGVHHVHHLSSKIPFYRLPEVLRDHPELKSISRITLMESFACVKLVLWDEARGRLVSFREARRMAVA; encoded by the coding sequence ATGAGCGCCGCCCTCGACTACCGCGACGATCAAGTCCTCGAAGACGAGACCCCGGATGCCAAGGCCTGGCTGAAGATCGTCAATGCCTATCGCAAGCCGAACCTGACGCGCTCGAGTTTCGAGCTCGGCGTGACCCTCGTGCCCTTCGTGCTCTTCTGGCTCGGGGCCTGGGCGAGCTTTGAATATGCCTTCTGGCCGGGCCTGATCCTGGTCGTCCCGGCAGCCGCCTTCCTGCTGCGGCTCTTCATCATCCAGCATGACTGCGGCCATGGCTCTTTCTTCGCCCGCCGCAGCGTCGACGACTGGACCGGCCGCCTGCTCGGTGTCCTGACCTATACGCCTTACGACTACTGGCGCCGCGCCCATGCAGAACATCATGCGAGCGCCGGAAATCTCGAAGAGCGCGGGATAGGGGATATCACGACACTGACCGTCTCCGAATATCGCGCTTTGCCAGGCTGGAAAAAGCTCGGCTATCGCCTCTATCGCAATCCGGTCGTGCTTTTCGGCATCGGCCCGATCTGGGTCTTCCTGCTGAAGCAGCGTCTACCCTTCGGCATGATGAAGGACGGCGCTCTGCCATGGGTGTCAACCATGGCCACCAATGCCGGCATGATCGCGGTCGCCGCGCTGATGATCTGGCTTGCCGGCCTTGATGCCTTCCTGATTGTGCATCTGCCCATCGTGCTGCTGGCCGGCGCGCTCGGCATCTGGCTCTTCTATGTCCAGCACCAGTTCGAGGACACCCACTGGTCTGCCCCGCCGGAATGGCAGTTCCAGCACGCCGCCCTCCATGGCGCCTCGCATTACGACCTGCCCTGGGGCCTGCGCTGGCTCACCGGCCATATCGGCGTGCACCATGTGCATCACCTGTCGAGCAAGATCCCCTTCTACCGCCTGCCGGAAGTCCTGCGTGATCACCCGGAGCTGAAGTCGATCAGCCGCATCACGCTCATGGAAAGCTTTGCCTGCGTGAAGCTCGTGCTCTGGGACGAAGCCCGCGGACGCCTGGTGTCGTTCCGCGAAGCCCGCCGGATGGCTGTGGCCTGA
- a CDS encoding DUF899 domain-containing protein — MQYSVVSREEWLEARKALLAKEKELTRQRDRVNAERLALPWVKVEKDYRFQAPQGEVLLGDLFDGRSQLMINHFMFHPDWDAGCEGCSFFADHIDGMLPHLNNHDVTFVTVSRAPLQKIEAYKRRMNWHFPWVSSFGSDFNYDFHVSFSKEELASGAVNYNFRQTPSEKAFDELPGMSAFYRNDKGEIFHTYSQYARGGEETLGALMILDHAPLGRNETGTLSFVKRKDEYVAKPAEKAGCCH, encoded by the coding sequence GTGCAATATTCTGTTGTCTCCCGAGAGGAATGGCTCGAAGCCCGCAAGGCCCTGCTCGCCAAGGAAAAGGAACTCACCCGCCAGCGTGATCGCGTCAATGCCGAGCGTCTGGCGCTGCCCTGGGTGAAGGTCGAGAAGGATTACCGCTTCCAGGCGCCGCAGGGCGAGGTCTTGCTCGGCGATCTCTTCGATGGCCGCAGCCAGCTGATGATCAACCATTTCATGTTTCATCCCGATTGGGATGCCGGTTGCGAGGGGTGCTCCTTCTTCGCTGACCACATCGACGGCATGCTGCCGCATCTCAACAATCACGACGTCACCTTCGTTACCGTCTCCCGCGCACCGCTTCAAAAGATCGAAGCCTATAAGCGCCGCATGAACTGGCATTTCCCCTGGGTCTCGTCCTTTGGCAGCGATTTCAACTACGATTTCCACGTCTCCTTCAGCAAGGAGGAACTCGCTTCCGGCGCGGTGAACTACAATTTCCGCCAGACCCCGAGCGAAAAGGCTTTCGACGAACTGCCCGGCATGTCCGCCTTCTATCGCAACGACAAGGGCGAAATCTTCCACACGTATTCGCAATATGCCCGCGGCGGCGAGGAAACCCTCGGTGCCCTGATGATCCTCGACCACGCGCCGCTTGGCCGCAACGAGACGGGTACGCTGAGTTTCGTCAAGCGCAAGGACGAGTATGTCGCCAAACCGGCTGAAAAGGCCGGCTGCTGCCACTGA
- a CDS encoding organic hydroperoxide resistance protein encodes MPVLYTAHAHATGGRTGHAVSDNGVLDVTLTTPKELGGDGATGTNPEQLFAAGYSACFLGALKFVAGKEKVKIPEDTKIYTDVGIGPREDGTGFEIDVKISAEIPGMDRELAEKLVAAAHIVCPYSHAMRSSVEVPVSVR; translated from the coding sequence ACACAGCCCATGCCCATGCCACCGGCGGTCGTACCGGCCATGCCGTCTCCGACAATGGTGTTCTCGACGTCACGCTGACCACGCCGAAGGAGCTTGGTGGCGATGGTGCGACCGGCACCAATCCCGAGCAGCTCTTTGCCGCCGGTTATTCGGCCTGCTTTCTTGGCGCATTGAAGTTTGTTGCCGGCAAGGAGAAGGTGAAGATCCCGGAAGACACGAAGATCTATACCGATGTCGGCATCGGTCCGCGTGAAGACGGAACCGGCTTCGAAATCGATGTGAAGATTTCCGCCGAAATCCCCGGAATGGATCGCGAACTGGCCGAAAAGCTCGTCGCCGCTGCCCATATCGTCTGCCCCTACAGCCACGCCATGCGCAGCTCGGTCGAAGTGCCGGTCAGCGTCCGGTAA
- a CDS encoding S8 family serine peptidase translates to MKHRFARWLHLTAMMAVLLPAITLFAPAVFDPLAPPAMADDDDDDDDSDDNGGSAGASGGERSGGGETQGNRVNRSGTPLINLFRQRPDRTAARSAEPALPLQAPDEIIATGIDASALATLTTEGYAIAERQVLSVLDGEVVRLILPSGTGLNEAQARIGEIAPTAETDVNHFYRPEQTAEDGGCADGTCPLVRNLIGWPEAPLLTEDRCGPLPRIGMIDTAINPDHDALRSARLTVIGIGDGSLPASSRQHGTAVAALLVGAKDSRAPGLLPGSELIAVDAFRRVSKRADLASAFDLVKALDILASREVRVINLSLSGPTNRLVERTIARLVDNRTIIVAAVGNHGPKAPPLYPAAYAGVIAVTAIDRRFGVFRRANQGPHVDIAAPGVNVWTAASVAGARPKTGTSFAAPFVSAAAALLLARDPGLGPQEVKTALSAMTRDIGLPGKDPVFGWGVLEAQGLCADHAIGRE, encoded by the coding sequence ATGAAACACAGATTTGCAAGATGGCTGCATCTCACCGCGATGATGGCAGTCCTCTTGCCAGCCATCACGCTCTTCGCCCCTGCGGTGTTCGATCCGCTTGCCCCGCCAGCCATGGCCGATGACGACGACGACGACGACGATAGTGATGACAATGGCGGCAGCGCAGGGGCGAGTGGCGGTGAACGCAGCGGCGGCGGCGAAACGCAGGGCAATCGCGTCAACCGGTCCGGCACTCCTCTGATTAATCTGTTTCGACAGCGACCCGACAGAACTGCGGCGCGCAGCGCAGAGCCCGCGCTACCGCTGCAGGCGCCGGATGAAATCATTGCGACGGGGATTGATGCAAGCGCGCTCGCGACCCTGACGACGGAAGGCTATGCCATCGCCGAACGGCAGGTGCTGTCGGTTCTCGACGGCGAGGTGGTTCGCCTGATCCTGCCCAGCGGCACCGGCCTGAACGAGGCGCAGGCAAGGATCGGTGAAATCGCTCCGACGGCGGAAACCGATGTGAACCACTTCTACCGCCCGGAGCAGACCGCGGAGGATGGCGGCTGCGCCGACGGCACATGTCCCCTGGTGCGCAACCTGATCGGCTGGCCGGAAGCGCCGCTCCTGACGGAAGACCGATGCGGGCCTTTGCCCCGGATCGGGATGATCGACACGGCTATCAATCCCGATCATGACGCGTTGCGATCTGCAAGACTGACCGTGATTGGCATCGGCGATGGCAGCCTGCCGGCCTCCAGTCGCCAGCATGGAACCGCTGTCGCCGCCCTGCTTGTCGGGGCGAAGGACAGCCGGGCTCCCGGCCTGTTGCCGGGATCGGAGCTGATCGCCGTCGATGCCTTTCGCAGAGTTTCGAAGAGGGCGGACCTCGCATCGGCATTTGATCTGGTCAAGGCACTCGACATCCTCGCGTCGCGCGAGGTGCGGGTGATCAATCTCAGCCTGTCAGGGCCGACCAACCGCCTGGTGGAGCGCACAATCGCAAGGCTGGTCGATAACAGGACCATCATCGTTGCGGCTGTCGGCAATCACGGTCCCAAGGCACCGCCGCTCTACCCGGCGGCCTATGCCGGGGTGATCGCGGTGACGGCAATCGATCGCCGATTCGGCGTTTTCCGCCGCGCCAATCAGGGTCCGCATGTCGATATCGCTGCACCCGGCGTGAATGTCTGGACAGCGGCCTCGGTTGCCGGGGCAAGGCCAAAGACCGGCACATCCTTTGCTGCACCATTCGTCAGTGCGGCCGCTGCACTCTTGCTGGCGCGCGATCCCGGTCTTGGCCCGCAGGAGGTCAAGACAGCACTCAGCGCCATGACGCGCGACATCGGCCTGCCCGGCAAAGACCCGGTATTCGGCTGGGGCGTCTTGGAGGCCCAGGGCCTTTGCGCAGATCATGCAATCGGCAGAGAGTGA
- a CDS encoding helicase HerA-like C-terminal domain-containing protein — MLEADKLYIGTSRNADDSLNKGEYLALKYGNRHGIVTGATGTGKTVTLQVLAESFSEAGVPVFCSDIKGDLSGLAMMGEPKDWVLKRAEQIGFSDFAFAEYPVIFWDLFGEQGHRVRTTIAEMGPLLLARLMNATEAQEGALNIAFKIADQGGLPLLDLKDLQALLNYMGEHASELSNQFGLISKASIGSLQRGLLVLEQQGAANFFGEPALDIRDIMRTTHDGRGAISVLAADKLMMNPRLYATFLLWLLSELFEELPEVGDLDKPKLVFFFDEAHLLFNDAPKVLIERVEQVVRLIRSKGVGVYFVTQNPLDVPETVLAQLGNRVQHALRAYTPREQKAVKTAAETFRPNPAFDCATAITQLGIGEALVSTLEAKGIPSMVERTLVRPPSGRVGPVSPEERKKVMNLSPVAGQYDIDVDEESAYEILMARAKKAAEAEAARKAAEEKAAEDTSAAGRWTLPGFGTGDEDEPAARRTSTRRTGGYQRETIVEAAMKSAARTVATSVGRALVRGILGSLKR, encoded by the coding sequence ATGCTCGAGGCGGACAAGCTTTACATCGGCACCAGCCGCAATGCAGACGACAGCCTCAACAAGGGGGAATATCTGGCGCTGAAATATGGCAATCGCCACGGCATCGTGACCGGGGCAACCGGTACCGGCAAGACGGTGACGCTGCAGGTCCTGGCCGAAAGCTTTTCCGAAGCCGGCGTGCCGGTCTTCTGCTCCGACATCAAGGGCGATCTGTCGGGTCTTGCGATGATGGGCGAGCCGAAGGACTGGGTGTTGAAAAGAGCCGAGCAGATCGGTTTTTCCGATTTTGCCTTTGCCGAATATCCGGTCATCTTCTGGGATCTCTTTGGCGAACAAGGGCATCGGGTTCGCACCACAATCGCCGAAATGGGACCGCTGCTTCTGGCAAGGCTGATGAATGCCACGGAAGCCCAGGAAGGCGCGCTCAACATCGCCTTCAAGATTGCCGATCAGGGCGGATTGCCGCTTCTCGACCTCAAGGATCTGCAGGCGCTTCTCAATTATATGGGCGAGCATGCCAGCGAATTGTCAAACCAGTTCGGGTTGATCTCCAAGGCCTCGATCGGCTCGCTGCAGCGCGGGCTTCTGGTCCTCGAACAGCAGGGGGCTGCAAACTTCTTCGGCGAACCAGCACTCGACATCCGCGACATCATGCGCACCACCCATGACGGGCGCGGCGCGATCTCGGTTCTGGCTGCCGACAAGCTGATGATGAACCCGCGCCTTTATGCGACCTTCCTGCTCTGGCTCCTCTCCGAACTGTTCGAGGAACTGCCGGAAGTGGGCGATCTCGACAAGCCGAAGCTCGTCTTCTTCTTCGACGAGGCGCATCTTCTGTTCAATGACGCGCCCAAAGTCCTGATCGAGCGGGTGGAACAGGTGGTTCGCTTGATCCGCTCCAAGGGGGTCGGCGTCTATTTCGTCACGCAGAACCCGCTCGACGTGCCGGAAACCGTGCTCGCCCAGCTTGGCAACCGGGTGCAGCATGCGCTTCGCGCCTATACGCCGCGCGAGCAGAAGGCGGTGAAGACGGCAGCCGAGACCTTCCGACCCAATCCGGCTTTTGATTGCGCCACGGCCATCACCCAGCTCGGCATCGGCGAGGCGCTGGTTTCGACGCTGGAGGCCAAGGGTATTCCGTCGATGGTGGAGCGGACACTCGTGCGCCCGCCATCGGGCCGGGTCGGGCCCGTGTCGCCGGAGGAGCGCAAGAAGGTGATGAACCTCTCGCCGGTTGCCGGTCAGTATGACATCGATGTGGACGAGGAATCGGCCTATGAGATCCTGATGGCGCGGGCGAAGAAGGCTGCCGAAGCGGAAGCCGCGCGCAAGGCGGCAGAGGAAAAGGCCGCCGAAGACACGAGTGCCGCAGGGCGCTGGACCCTGCCGGGCTTCGGCACGGGCGACGAGGACGAGCCGGCTGCGCGCCGGACCTCGACCCGGCGCACAGGCGGCTATCAGCGCGAGACCATTGTGGAAGCGGCAATGAAGAGTGCCGCCCGCACCGTTGCAACCTCGGTGGGCCGGGCGCTGGTGCGCGGGATATTGGGGAGCCTCAAGCGTTAG
- a CDS encoding MarR family winged helix-turn-helix transcriptional regulator, whose protein sequence is MSNQQLIPYSTTLHVKDTCLCLHAQRAARALARRFDTALKPTGLTNQQFSLMMALNRPEPPPMGPVAKLLAMDRTTLTAALKPLSARGWVAIEPDPKDKRGKRLKLTPEGMAVLASALPIWREVHADIEAGMTSDPQALRESLLEVSR, encoded by the coding sequence ATGTCAAACCAGCAATTGATTCCCTATTCCACCACCCTTCATGTAAAAGACACCTGCCTGTGCCTGCATGCCCAGCGGGCAGCACGGGCACTGGCGCGGCGCTTCGACACCGCCCTGAAACCGACCGGGCTCACCAACCAGCAATTCTCCCTGATGATGGCGCTGAACCGGCCGGAACCGCCACCGATGGGGCCGGTGGCCAAACTTCTTGCCATGGATCGCACGACGCTGACGGCGGCGCTGAAACCCTTGTCCGCGCGTGGCTGGGTTGCGATCGAACCGGACCCGAAGGACAAGCGGGGCAAGCGGCTCAAACTCACGCCGGAGGGCATGGCAGTGCTGGCCAGCGCCCTGCCGATCTGGCGCGAGGTGCATGCCGACATCGAGGCCGGCATGACGAGCGATCCGCAAGCGCTTAGGGAGAGTCTGCTGGAGGTCAGCCGGTAA
- a CDS encoding DUF411 domain-containing protein, whose amino-acid sequence MKLRQTLFATAIACLASTAALAQTVSVFKDAGCGCCGAWVEHMRQNGFTVEASNISPEQMNALKAKAGITAATASCHTAFVEGYVIEGHVPAGDVARLIEEKPEAVGLSVPGMPIGSPGMEFGTPEAYQVLLMDRSGTTTVFAEH is encoded by the coding sequence ATGAAACTCAGACAGACCCTATTTGCGACCGCGATTGCCTGCCTGGCTTCCACGGCGGCCTTAGCGCAGACTGTCAGCGTCTTCAAAGATGCCGGTTGCGGTTGCTGCGGCGCCTGGGTTGAGCACATGCGCCAGAATGGCTTCACCGTGGAGGCCTCAAACATTTCACCGGAGCAGATGAATGCGCTGAAAGCGAAGGCAGGCATTACGGCGGCAACGGCATCGTGTCACACGGCCTTTGTCGAGGGCTATGTCATCGAAGGCCATGTGCCGGCGGGTGATGTTGCCCGTCTCATCGAGGAAAAGCCGGAGGCGGTGGGACTTTCCGTGCCAGGCATGCCGATCGGCTCACCGGGCATGGAATTTGGTACGCCCGAGGCCTACCAGGTCCTCTTGATGGACCGATCCGGCACAACAACGGTCTTTGCCGAGCATTGA
- a CDS encoding EAL domain-containing protein translates to MDSGLNHIVLAHNAKRALSRGRFFLTYQPIYSVGTREVDSVETLLRWRMSDGQLAAAEQFSSIFRDPVLSRAICDFVIDNTVRQASLWDYEGHEYGRLAINTTVHDLISGALPWRLMDRLDLYAVTPERIEIEVPAAALDQPQASAVEATVLQLHRMGFAVTMDNFMPSQQNLEPLRRLPFQRVKIHRAVLRDTLAGPVQRQTMRDLVDLCHDRNMAITASGVEDEHQMETALELGFDSIQGYFVCLPKEAELVPRVCQVMNLQGRTG, encoded by the coding sequence GTGGATAGCGGTCTTAACCACATCGTGTTGGCACATAATGCCAAGCGGGCCCTTTCGCGGGGGCGCTTCTTCCTGACCTATCAGCCGATCTATTCAGTTGGCACGCGCGAGGTCGACAGTGTCGAGACCCTGTTGCGCTGGCGCATGAGCGACGGCCAACTGGCCGCAGCCGAGCAGTTTTCCAGCATTTTCCGCGATCCGGTCCTGTCTCGGGCCATCTGCGATTTCGTCATCGACAATACCGTCCGCCAGGCGAGCCTCTGGGATTACGAAGGGCATGAATATGGGCGGTTGGCGATCAATACCACCGTCCATGACCTGATCTCCGGCGCGCTTCCCTGGCGGCTGATGGACAGGCTTGATCTCTATGCCGTTACGCCGGAACGGATCGAGATCGAGGTGCCGGCAGCAGCGCTTGACCAACCTCAGGCGTCCGCGGTTGAAGCCACCGTCTTGCAACTGCATCGGATGGGCTTTGCCGTGACCATGGATAATTTCATGCCGAGCCAGCAAAACCTGGAGCCTTTGCGCCGCCTGCCCTTCCAGCGGGTGAAAATCCATCGCGCTGTCTTGCGCGACACTCTCGCGGGTCCGGTGCAGCGTCAGACAATGCGCGATCTCGTGGACCTCTGCCATGATCGCAACATGGCGATCACCGCCTCCGGCGTTGAGGACGAGCATCAGATGGAGACGGCTCTGGAACTCGGCTTTGACAGCATTCAGGGCTATTTCGTCTGCCTGCCGAAGGAGGCAGAACTCGTGCCGCGTGTCTGCCAGGTGATGAACCTTCAGGGCCGCACCGGCTGA
- a CDS encoding BrnT family toxin: MIIVWDEPKRLQNLAKHGLDFAELDESFFVDASIRAAKSGRTIAIGELNGRIVVAVVYTPLGREALSIISMRPASRRERSLI; encoded by the coding sequence ATGATCATCGTTTGGGATGAACCGAAGCGGCTGCAGAATTTGGCAAAGCACGGATTGGATTTTGCCGAGCTCGATGAGAGCTTTTTCGTCGATGCCAGCATCCGTGCGGCGAAATCGGGGCGGACGATCGCGATCGGCGAATTGAACGGTCGGATCGTCGTTGCCGTAGTCTATACGCCACTGGGTCGCGAAGCATTGTCGATCATATCCATGCGGCCAGCCAGCCGGCGGGAAAGGAGCCTGATATGA
- a CDS encoding DUF1579 domain-containing protein, with the protein MEFPKPTEHHRVLDRLVGDWLYLTSSGMEGYDPDDPQKRWIEKVRSIGGLWVVAEMEGGLGEGMRGTMIMTLGYDPREGCYVGSWIGSMMDKFWVYKGFLENDGQTLVLEAEGPGMDDPSRTDFYRDVIHFIDDDRRTFSGSVRQPDGSFKTFMTSEAKRIG; encoded by the coding sequence ATGGAGTTTCCAAAACCCACCGAACACCATCGTGTCCTCGATCGCCTCGTCGGCGACTGGCTCTATCTCACGTCCTCCGGCATGGAAGGCTATGATCCCGATGACCCGCAAAAGCGCTGGATCGAAAAGGTTCGCTCGATCGGTGGGCTTTGGGTTGTCGCGGAGATGGAGGGTGGTCTGGGCGAGGGTATGCGCGGCACCATGATCATGACGCTGGGCTACGATCCGCGCGAGGGCTGTTATGTCGGCAGCTGGATCGGCTCCATGATGGACAAGTTCTGGGTCTACAAAGGCTTTCTTGAAAATGACGGTCAGACGCTGGTGCTGGAGGCTGAAGGCCCCGGCATGGACGATCCATCCCGCACCGACTTTTATCGTGATGTCATCCACTTCATCGATGATGATCGCCGTACGTTTTCCGGCAGCGTCCGCCAGCCGGACGGCAGTTTCAAGACCTTCATGACCAGCGAAGCAAAACGCATCGGCTGA
- a CDS encoding cold-shock protein — protein MQTGTVKWFNSTKGFGFIQPDEGSTDVFVHISAVERAGMRQLVEGQKISFDVVQDKRSGKSSADNLRAA, from the coding sequence ATGCAGACAGGTACCGTCAAGTGGTTTAACAGCACCAAGGGTTTCGGTTTCATCCAGCCGGATGAAGGCTCGACCGACGTGTTCGTTCATATTTCCGCTGTTGAGCGCGCAGGCATGCGTCAACTCGTAGAAGGTCAGAAGATCTCCTTCGACGTTGTGCAGGACAAGCGTTCCGGCAAGAGCTCGGCCGATAACCTTCGCGCCGCTTAA
- the rpsU gene encoding 30S ribosomal protein S21, with protein sequence MQVLVRDNNVDQALRVLKKKMQREGLFREMKARSAYEKPSEKRTREKAEAIRRQRKLARKKMQREGLLPGPKKAARAGR encoded by the coding sequence TTGCAAGTTCTCGTACGTGACAACAATGTCGACCAGGCGCTCCGCGTCCTGAAGAAGAAGATGCAGCGCGAAGGCCTGTTTCGCGAAATGAAGGCGCGCAGCGCCTATGAAAAGCCATCGGAAAAGCGCACCCGCGAAAAGGCCGAGGCCATTCGCCGCCAGCGCAAGCTCGCGCGCAAGAAAATGCAGCGCGAAGGTCTTTTGCCGGGACCGAAAAAGGCGGCACGCGCTGGTCGCTGA
- a CDS encoding BrnA antitoxin family protein: MSGKFSSKRPLTDEEEAEIQAMIAADPDNPEVTDEELKEFRPFREVFPDLAEAIDRRLGRPKAESPKKAISIRLDQEVIDRFKATGDGWQSRMNEALRKAVGL, from the coding sequence ATGAGCGGAAAATTTTCGTCCAAGAGGCCGCTGACCGACGAAGAAGAGGCCGAGATCCAGGCGATGATCGCCGCCGACCCCGACAATCCCGAAGTGACCGACGAGGAGTTGAAGGAGTTCCGACCATTCCGTGAGGTCTTTCCTGATCTCGCCGAGGCGATTGACCGCAGGCTCGGCCGACCGAAGGCGGAGAGCCCGAAGAAGGCGATCAGCATCCGGCTTGATCAGGAGGTGATCGATCGGTTCAAGGCAACGGGCGATGGCTGGCAGTCGCGGATGAACGAGGCGCTGCGCAAGGCGGTGGGGCTTTGA